Genomic DNA from Pseudomonas fitomaticsae:
ACCTATGCTTGCCCCATCAAAACGACTCCACCGGCTTCTTAGCCTCAGCCAAAATCTTATTCGCCTCTAACCGCGGAAACGTAAACCGAATAATCATCCCCGCATCAGCCCCCTGCCCCGCCATAACCAACTCAGCAGACCGAATATTTTCCGGCGCAGCAGCCAACGCACTAACAGCATTGGTCTGCCCTTTAGCGTTCAACCCTTCAAGAAAGGTGTAAGTCAGATTCCCAGACGCCAGACCAACCTGTTCAAAATTCGAAATTTTCGTCGTCAGTTCTTCAGTGCTTCTCGACTTTCTCGCGGTATCAAACATATCCAGGATGGACTTTTCATCGTTCATGGAAACCAGCGTGAACGATTTGGAAAGCCCCGCGATGGCTTTGACGTACAGGTTCTGATCAAACGGGCTGATAAGTGAAACCATCATCAGTTTGTCACCGGAAAAGATCAGCGCGACGGTGAATTTCTCTTCCAGGAAATCCACATCGTCGATGCATCTCGCGGTTCCGCCGACGTCTTCGGAGCAGTCGTAGTAACCGGCCGCTTCGGTGAATTTTGCGAGTGGGGTTTGGTAGACGTAGTTCTTGAACAGCTTTTCTTCGGCGAAAGCCCCTTGGGCGGAGGCAAGCAGGGTGCCGGCGACGAGAACAGATGATGCGAGTTTTTTCAGCATGGGATCCCTTCCTCACTCTTATTGATAGCCCGATGCTATCAGTCCATTTCATGGCTGTCTTGCTTAATCCCACACTTGATGAGGTTGTATTTCCGCCGGATATCACTGAGCCCAACCGGTCATTCCTGATAAACTCCCCCACCTCCCAGCCACACCGATTCCGTACCCCCAATGCCCCCAATCTCCGCCACACCCGCCCCACTCTCCCGTCGTTTCTCCGTCGCGCCCATGATGGATTGGACTGACCGCCATTGCCGGTACTTCCTACGCATCCTGTCGAAAAACGCCCTGCTCTACACCGAGATGGTCACCACCGGCGCTCTGCTCAACGGCGATCACGAGCGTTTCCTCCGTCACAACGAAGCCGAACATCCTCTGGCGTTGCAGTTAGGCGGTAGCGTCCCGCTGGACCTGGCCGCCTGTGCGCGCATGGCGCAGGAGCATGGTTACGACGAGGTGAATCTGAACGTTGGCTGCCCGAGTGATCGGGTGCAGAACAATATGATCGGGGCGTGCCTGATGGGACATCCGCAGTTGGTGGCGGATTGTGTGAAGGCGATGCGTGATGCGGTGTCGATTCCGGTGACGGTGAAGCATCGGATCGGGATCAATGGGCGGGACAGTTATGAGGAGCTGTGCGATTTCGTCGGCACGGTGCGGGATGCCGGGTGCACCAGTTTTACGGTGCATGCGCGGATTGCGATTCTGGAGGGGTTGTCGCCGAAGGAGAACCGTGACATTCCGCCGTTGCGTTATGACGTGGCGGCGCGGTTGAAGGCGGATTTTCCGGAGCAGGAGTTCATTCTGAACGGCGGGATCAAGACGATGGAGGCCTGCCATGAGCATTTGCAGACCTTTGACGGGGTGATGCTGGGGCGCGAGGCGTATCACAATCCTTATCTGCTGGCCGAGGTGGATCAGCAGTTGTTCGGCAGTAGCGCGCCCGTGATCAGCCGGGCCGAGGCGCTGGCGCAGTTGCGGCCTTATATAGCCGAGCATTTGCTGGCCGGCGGCGCGATGCATCACATCACCCGGCATGTGCTGGGCCTGGGCACCGGGTTCCCGGGGGCGCGCAAGTTTCGTCAGTTGTTGTCGGTGGATATCCACAAGGCCAAGGATCCGCTGGCGTTGCTGGATCAGGCGGCGGAGTTGCTGGCCGGGCGTTGAGGCCCGGCCTGCGCGGCTGAGGGTCAGGCGGCTGCGGCCGCCGTCCAGTTCACCCAGCCGAACTGCCAGGTCGCGAGGATCAGCAAGCCGAAGGCGATCCGGTACCAGGCGAAGGTGGCGTAGCTGTGGTTCGCAATGAACTTCAGCAGGCCGCGCACGGCGATCATTGCGAAGATGAACGCTACGACGAAGCCCAGAGCGAAGACCGGCAGGTCGCCGCTCTGGAACAGTTCGCGGTACTTGTAGCCGGAATACACCGCAGCGCCGACCATGGTCGGCATCGCCAGGAAGAACGAGAACTCCGTGGCGGCCTTGCGTGACAGGCCGAACAGCAGACCGCCGATGATGGTGGAACCGGAGCGCGACGTGCCCGGAATCATCGCCAGGCACTGTACGCAACCGATCTTCAGGGCGTCGGCCCACTTCATGTCGTCCACATGGTCGACACTCACTACATGATCCCGCTGCTCGGCCCACAACATCACGATGCCGCCCACCACCAATGCAACGGCAACGGTGATCGGGTTGAACAGGTATTCATGAATCGTGTCGGCGAATAACACGCCGAGAATGACCGCCGGGAAAAAGGCGATCAGCAGATTGCGGGTAAAACGCTGGGCATTGCTTTGGGTTGGCAGGCCTTTGACGATCTCGAAGATCTTCGGGCGAAACTCCCAGACCACGGCCAGAATGGCGCCCAGTTGAATAATGATGTTGAACGCCATGGCGCGTTCGCCGCCGAACTCCAGCAAGTCGGCCACAATAATCTGGTGGCCCGTACTGGAAATGGGCAGGAACTCGGTCAGGCCTTCTACCGCCCCAAGAATCAGCACCTTGAACAAGGTCAGTAAATCCATTAATCCTCCGTCGGCACGCTCTTTTAGGGCGCGCCGTTAAGTGCATTCAGGCATTGAGTATCTGAAGTAAAACAATTGGCAGATGCTTACCCATTGCCCGACTCGGGGACGGAGAATATGTCTTATCAAAAGCCACACTCAAGGCATGTTAATAAACGTCCGTGTGTGAACTTGTCAGTGTTATAGCTAAAAATCACATCGCCCCTTAAAATGTGACCCACCTCACACTCCCTGTGCAGGCGTGCAAATCAGTAGTGGCCAAGGGACATAAAAACAGGTCGCCACAATTACAAAATAGTGGCACCATTCCATATTGCCACCATCTAACGACCCCAATTCCGTTAGTTCACAGCCCCGAAAAAATCAACTAAAAGCTTGAAAAGCTTAATTATTGTTAGAAAACTCGGGAGCCACGTCTAAAATCCGCGCAAATGTTACCAATTGTCAGTCACAGATGAGAACCGGTGCTTTAACATCCCGATGTCAGCACCTTTTCGAGTCAATGCATGATGCTCACAGGTAACTTAGCGACTAGAAGTCCGCGCCGCACAAGCGACGAACCAAGTGTTCTCACTCTGGGTCGTACCCGTGGCGTGGCTGAACACTTTAGCGCGCTAATCGCCAAGCATGTGCAGACTGATATGGCCATTGAGGCCGACTCTTACGCTAGTTCATATCAGCAAAATGAATATCACGGCGTGTATCGTGCCATATTCATTGTCATCGACAGCCCTCAGGCACTCGAAGACAACCTGGCACGGGTGGAAAACCTGCGCAGTGACAACTTGAAGCCGATCATTTGTGCAGTGATCACCGGGCGCGGTGCGTTCAACAAGATCAAGTATTTCCTGGCCGGTGCCGACTTCTGTATCAAACTCAATACCTTGTCCGATGAAAGCGGCGAACTGCTGGGCGAGTTCTTCAACAGTGAAGAATGGCAGCGTGATATCAGCCTGGTGCTGGACCCCACCCGCATCTGCCTCTCGGACACCAGCAAGAAACTCGATATCTCCTTTGCCGAAATGAAGATCCTGCAAGCCTTTGCGCAGACCGGCAATCACATTCTCAGCCATGATGAAATCGCCAGCATCATGGGGCTCAACACCCATTTCTACGACCCTCGGGCGCTGGAAAAATCCATCAGCCGCTTGCGTGGGAAAATCAAGGACGTGTACGGTACGAACGCCATACAGAGCATTCGCGGGTATGGCTATCGTCTGATGAGGGGGTTGATCTCGACCGCCTGATTCAGGGAATCACTCTTTTGCAGCTTACGAGGGAACGTCTGATGCAACGCACTAAAAATCCGATGTCTCACTGTTTTAACTGCGTCACATATCTAATAAAAAGCTGTCAATTGCATGAGCGCTGCAACACTTAAACATAACAATAAACCATTACTCTAAAAGCAGACCGAGTGGAACTTATCGAGGGCCATCATTGGGCCCAGACCCTGCCCGTCGATTATTTCCGAGGAAAACATTGCTCGACTGCCCATTATTTTTTCGCCAAATTTGGTGTGTACTTTAGGAGAGAGACATGGAAACCAGCACAACCCTCCCAAGAAAATACTTTGTTGTCGTGACTAATAGCTCGGCGTCGCAACGTGAACTTGAGAACATCCTCTCCAGCGAGCGTTTCAATTCGTTTGGCACGTCTCAGGCACAAATGTTTATTGAAGGTGTTGCTTCGCCCTCTTCCACTCCGATGCTGATGGAGTTCACTTACCCACGCGGCACAAGGAAGCATGTCGCACGCAGCATCGAACATGATACCCAGCGCATATTGGCCACTCTTGAATCGGAATGGCTGGCAGCACAATCGGCGCACTCCTTCCACAGTTCCACGGCCATGTCCGAAGACCCCGCTGACACTTCACGAACGATCGGGTCCGACGCGCCCTGCACTGAAGCCTGGCATCTGGACAATGATCAGGGTGCATTGACGAAAGAGGGTGTCGAAATCAGTCTCACCGGGCTCGAAACCGCACTGGTCCGCAAAATGCTCCACCATGAAGAGCGTGTTGTCAGTCGGGACGATCTGATCCTCAGCATCGGCCGCGAGCCGGAGCAATATCGGGGACTGGAAATGTGCCTGAGCCGACTTCAAGACAAATTCAAGAACGCCAGCAACGGTGAACGATTGTTTCGTGCCGTACGCAATCGCGGTTATTGCCTGATCCAGGAAGTTGTTGCCTAAACAACATCCCTCACTCCAAGACAAACAGATACAAGTGCGATTACAAAAATAAAAAAGCACTCTGTTTGGTTTCACCCCTCCCTGGTTATACCCGCCTCCTGACCCCACCTACGATAGCAAACACAAGATTGATTATTCACCCCCTGCCTTTCGACCTTTTCTAACGTTTGAATATTAGAAATTTAAATAAGTTGGCACTGTGCCATCTTGTTAGAACTCGTCAGACAGCATCCCCGGCAATAACTTAGTCTATTGACTGACGACAGTTCCGCATTCCGGCGTTGTTACCTCAGGACACTGGCTCAAACAACAATAACAAGTCTGCTTAACAACTCGGTTTTCTACTGTCGAAACCTGAATGGACGTCTTTTGGGGATATCGTATGGATCTTTCTCTTCGTATCAATCGAAACACCGGCCTCAAGGGACTGACCTTTTGGGGCCAATGGGCGCTGGCACAGACTTTCATTGTTTCACTGCTGTTCATATTGGCCGAACAGCACACGGGCACCGTCGAGTTCTACTATCGGATGTGCACGATTCTGGCGGTACTGGCCTCGGTGCCGGCTTATACCTTCAGCGGCGCGTACCGAAAGCGAGACAATTACCTGACCGGGCTGGGTCGACTGTTCGTGGGCTGGTTCATGACCATGGCCGGGCTGGCGTTCATCGCTTTCATCTGCAAGGCCGATGCGCTGTTCTCCCGCCAGGTCATCCTTGAGTGGGCGGTGTACGGTTTCCTCGGTCAGGCGCTGCTGTACGCACCGCTGCATGCGTTCTCGAAGTTCTACCAGCGTTCGCGCAAAAGCGAGCACAAGACCCTTATCGTCGGCACCGGCGAACTGGCGCTGGGCCTGGCGAAGAAGTTGAGCCAGCACGAAAACCTGCCACTGGTCGGCCTGGTCAGCAACGGCGACAAGCCTTCCCTGGAAGCGGACGCCCCGCGCATCGTCGGCGCTCAGGACGAATTGCTCGAGCTGATCCAGACCCACGACATCCGCCGCTTGTACATCACGCTGCCGCTGTCGGAAGCCGCCAACATCGAAGCCATGTACGTCGATCTGCTGGATGCCAACGTTGACGTGGTCTGGGTGCCGGACCTGAACAGCCTGACGCTGCTCAACCACTCGGTAAAAGTCGTGGACGGTCTGCCGGCGATTTACCTAAACGAAAGCCCGCTGACCAGCCGCCCGACCGCTGCGCTGAGCAAAAGCCTGGTGGAAAAAGCCGTCGCCCTGCTGGCGATCATTCTGTTGAGCCCGGTGCTGCTGGCCGTGGCGCTGGCGGTGAAGCTCACTTCGCCGGGCCCGGTGTTTTTCAAGCAGGATCGCCACGGCTGGAACGGCAAGGTGATCAAGGTCTGGAAATTCCGCTCGATGCGCGTGCACGATGACCGTGACGTCAAGCAGGCCAGCCGCAACGATTCGCGCATCACTCCAGTCGGTCGCTTCATCCGTCGCACTTCGCTGGACGAGCTGCCGCAACTGTTCAACGTGCTGCAAGGCCACATGGCACTGGTCGGCCCACGTCCGCACGCCGTGGCGCACAACAATTACTACTCGGGCAAGATCCTCGCCTACATGGCCCGTCACCGAATCAAACCGGGCATCACTGGCCTGGCGCAGATCAGCGGTTGCCGGGGCGAGACAGACACCCTCGACAAGATGGAAAAGCGTGTCGAGATCGACCTGAAGTACATCAACAACTGGTCGCTGTGGCTGGATGTGAAGATCCTGGTGAAGACGCCCTTCACCCTGCTGTCGAAGGATATTTACTGAGACGCAGGGCTTGAGAAGGCAACACCGCAAGGGGACGAAAGTCCCCTTTTTTGTGGGCGGGATTTGGGGGTTGGCGGGGCTCTGCGGACAAGGTGTGTCAGATGTTTTGATGTCGGCTGAGCAGACGCTTTCGTCGGATCATTCAACATCAGGTTTGAACCTAGAACACACCGACTCCCACAGCAATCATGGCTGTATCAAGATCCCCCTTCACCACAAACAAAAGCGGGAGCCATCAGGCTCCCGCTTTAACTCCCCGCTCCCCCGAACCTACTCGGTAATCTTCCCGAAGTTGCGGTAGAACATGTCCCCTTCCCGACTGTCCGTCATCGAATGCAGCTGGAAG
This window encodes:
- a CDS encoding winged helix-turn-helix domain-containing protein, whose protein sequence is METSTTLPRKYFVVVTNSSASQRELENILSSERFNSFGTSQAQMFIEGVASPSSTPMLMEFTYPRGTRKHVARSIEHDTQRILATLESEWLAAQSAHSFHSSTAMSEDPADTSRTIGSDAPCTEAWHLDNDQGALTKEGVEISLTGLETALVRKMLHHEERVVSRDDLILSIGREPEQYRGLEMCLSRLQDKFKNASNGERLFRAVRNRGYCLIQEVVA
- a CDS encoding gluzincin family metallopeptidase, which gives rise to MLKKLASSVLVAGTLLASAQGAFAEEKLFKNYVYQTPLAKFTEAAGYYDCSEDVGGTARCIDDVDFLEEKFTVALIFSGDKLMMVSLISPFDQNLYVKAIAGLSKSFTLVSMNDEKSILDMFDTARKSRSTEELTTKISNFEQVGLASGNLTYTFLEGLNAKGQTNAVSALAAAPENIRSAELVMAGQGADAGMIIRFTFPRLEANKILAEAKKPVESF
- a CDS encoding helix-turn-helix domain-containing protein — translated: MMLTGNLATRSPRRTSDEPSVLTLGRTRGVAEHFSALIAKHVQTDMAIEADSYASSYQQNEYHGVYRAIFIVIDSPQALEDNLARVENLRSDNLKPIICAVITGRGAFNKIKYFLAGADFCIKLNTLSDESGELLGEFFNSEEWQRDISLVLDPTRICLSDTSKKLDISFAEMKILQAFAQTGNHILSHDEIASIMGLNTHFYDPRALEKSISRLRGKIKDVYGTNAIQSIRGYGYRLMRGLISTA
- a CDS encoding undecaprenyl-phosphate glucose phosphotransferase, giving the protein MDLSLRINRNTGLKGLTFWGQWALAQTFIVSLLFILAEQHTGTVEFYYRMCTILAVLASVPAYTFSGAYRKRDNYLTGLGRLFVGWFMTMAGLAFIAFICKADALFSRQVILEWAVYGFLGQALLYAPLHAFSKFYQRSRKSEHKTLIVGTGELALGLAKKLSQHENLPLVGLVSNGDKPSLEADAPRIVGAQDELLELIQTHDIRRLYITLPLSEAANIEAMYVDLLDANVDVVWVPDLNSLTLLNHSVKVVDGLPAIYLNESPLTSRPTAALSKSLVEKAVALLAIILLSPVLLAVALAVKLTSPGPVFFKQDRHGWNGKVIKVWKFRSMRVHDDRDVKQASRNDSRITPVGRFIRRTSLDELPQLFNVLQGHMALVGPRPHAVAHNNYYSGKILAYMARHRIKPGITGLAQISGCRGETDTLDKMEKRVEIDLKYINNWSLWLDVKILVKTPFTLLSKDIY
- a CDS encoding undecaprenyl-diphosphate phosphatase encodes the protein MDLLTLFKVLILGAVEGLTEFLPISSTGHQIIVADLLEFGGERAMAFNIIIQLGAILAVVWEFRPKIFEIVKGLPTQSNAQRFTRNLLIAFFPAVILGVLFADTIHEYLFNPITVAVALVVGGIVMLWAEQRDHVVSVDHVDDMKWADALKIGCVQCLAMIPGTSRSGSTIIGGLLFGLSRKAATEFSFFLAMPTMVGAAVYSGYKYRELFQSGDLPVFALGFVVAFIFAMIAVRGLLKFIANHSYATFAWYRIAFGLLILATWQFGWVNWTAAAAA
- the dusA gene encoding tRNA dihydrouridine(20/20a) synthase DusA, with the protein product MPPISATPAPLSRRFSVAPMMDWTDRHCRYFLRILSKNALLYTEMVTTGALLNGDHERFLRHNEAEHPLALQLGGSVPLDLAACARMAQEHGYDEVNLNVGCPSDRVQNNMIGACLMGHPQLVADCVKAMRDAVSIPVTVKHRIGINGRDSYEELCDFVGTVRDAGCTSFTVHARIAILEGLSPKENRDIPPLRYDVAARLKADFPEQEFILNGGIKTMEACHEHLQTFDGVMLGREAYHNPYLLAEVDQQLFGSSAPVISRAEALAQLRPYIAEHLLAGGAMHHITRHVLGLGTGFPGARKFRQLLSVDIHKAKDPLALLDQAAELLAGR